A DNA window from Halomicrobium mukohataei DSM 12286 contains the following coding sequences:
- a CDS encoding type II toxin-antitoxin system RelE family toxin: MSYEILLAEDAREYVAALDDKSKRIVKDNLRKLAEEPYPRPDAGRGDRETLTVDGEELYRLHIGRTHTAFYEVLEDEREVRVIEVLDIDEAHKRYGFD, from the coding sequence ATGAGCTATGAGATCCTGCTCGCGGAAGACGCCCGTGAGTACGTCGCCGCCTTAGACGACAAGAGCAAGCGTATCGTCAAAGACAACCTTCGAAAGCTGGCCGAAGAGCCCTATCCGCGGCCCGACGCCGGTCGTGGCGACAGGGAGACACTCACCGTCGACGGGGAGGAACTCTATCGACTCCACATCGGCCGAACGCATACAGCCTTCTACGAGGTACTCGAAGACGAGCGAGAGGTCCGGGTGATCGAAGTGCTCGACATCGACGAGGCCCACAAGCGCTACGGATTCGACTGA